In Lycium ferocissimum isolate CSIRO_LF1 unplaced genomic scaffold, AGI_CSIRO_Lferr_CH_V1 ctg3695, whole genome shotgun sequence, the genomic stretch TTATCAGCATACGGTGTTTACACCTAATAAATAAATGCATGTCATGTGTTTTAATATACACTTCTAGCACTTAACCATGATTAGCTATATACATTCTCACCTTATTAAATTACTTAACTATACTATAAGTTAGTATGATTTGGTGACTATCCGACCGATAAGTATTTTCTGAAATTTAAACCGTACGTGAAAATAAAGTATGAGAGAGTACACCATTATACTGCATGACACTTATGAGCTAGATGACATGTTAGTTGAGAAATAAGTAGTAAAATTATATTGAACTATTTAGTCTAAGCATATAGGAAGTTCGCCATTTTATAAAGTTGTGGCATGCATATAGTCAACAAGAAATTTAGTGTCGATGCATTGAATTTCTccgttttttatatttataatataatataactatatatatatacacataacacATGGCCTTAAAAGACCATTAGTTAACAATTATTTCGTTATCACGGAAAATTACTATACTTTAATTTAGTAACTTATTCAGTcatgataaaataataatatttacagTAATTTACTTGGATCATTTGGTTCGATTATGTTTTTGGATGAAACCGATGCATTGAATTTCTCCTTTTGCATATATAGTGGCAACAAATAATTCAAACTATTTACTATCTTAAGACGACACATCACACATGGCCTTAAAAGACCACCACTTAAGAATTATTTTGTTATCATGAATGATTACTATAACTTGATTAGTCATTTATCACTCAtgataaaataatgaaatttataGTAGTAATTTTCTTGGATCATTTGGTTCGATTATATTTTCGGATGAAACCGATGCCTTGAATTTCTCCTTTCACATATACAGTAAGTATCAACAAATaatccaaattttcaacaaacttgGCCTTCTGTTAAGGAATTAACGTTATCATGTCTGATTACCATACTTTGATTTAGTAACTTATCACTcatgataaaataataaaatttatagtAATTCACTTGGATCATTTGGTCCGATTATATTTTTGGATGAAACTAACCAAACCAACCCGTATTGTTTGAAGTAGTTTTACCTAACTAAATATGGTTATTTGATTTAATATTTTTCGAAAACTGATAATCtgaattataaaacttaattaCTAGGTAAAATGCTCTTCATTGCATTATAATGAAGGAACGTTTTTAGTATTTCGAGTCTGTAAAATTGATGAGAATTAAAAATGGAACTGCTGAAGAGCTATGTGGACAATATGTGTATGGATGTTAATTTAATACGAAGTGGAAATGATCTCATAAGCACACTTACAAtctaaaaagagaaaataatcttataaatttttatgttttattaagGATCTCTTGTTTATGTTTCTTTGATTataacaagattttttttttagtgttttagACAGGTGTGAAATTGACGAGaataaagcaaaaaaagaagaaataaaaaatggaatcACAAAAGAAATATATGAACCATAaagtatatgttttttttttaatgttactttttttttttaatgtctaCTACCTAATTGAATGTCCTATATCTCTGTTAATTTTCACATTGTTAGCAATTACATTGGAAGTCACCTAAAGCAACCAAAATTGatgccaactcaattaaattggactcatgttgatttaataataaattGTGGATTCTTAAAAATTTTTTAGAAGTTGGATGTGTGAATTTAAGTGAGtttataatataaattctaagtAGGAATACGAAGTGAATATAACATTGGTAAAAACTTAATACTACGAAGTGGAAGACTACGGATTGACTCTTCTCTACttcccttctctccatttttacCAAGTTCTACCTTAGAACCAATTTaaattaatggctaagatttaattgactaaaatgAATAACATatattaataacttatccataaatatattaaaatattctctctcttcctatttacttATTCTTTTTTCCTACGCAAAATTAGACtcattattcattgatgatataaaatattacaaatttatatattaattCCATTACTAATTCACATACATGATGTCACCATTATATTTTTGGATGAAACTAACCAATTTCCTCTCAATCCAAAATTAATAAGTATCTGCTTTGTAAAATCTTCTTTATCAATTCCACATTATTCAGATTCATTATACTCTAAGATAAGAGGATTCTCTAACATTTTTATAATGGTCGTCAACGTCCACATTTCTTCTCCTTTATCCGGGGCTTGGAATGGATATGCTTTGTGAAACTCTTCTATCAATTAAAACACTATGAATAAGGAGAGAGAAGACGTTTAAGGAGAAAGGGATTTTCGAGTCTGTAAAATTGATCGAAAATCAAATATATGGAACTGTCCTGAAGAGTTATATTTGGTACAAATATACTCTGCTAAAGTGTATGGAtgcattaatattttaataaaataaatattatgtgGCATGCCACCCACTTAATGATCTCTATTACTAGCACACTTATGCCAATCTAAAACCCACCAAAtaatgggtttttttttttttaataatttttaaaaattaaacatctctttttaaaaagcatgaaatatatttttaaaaactatgATACAAGAATCAGCTTTTTTCAAAATGTTTTAGAATCTATGGATCAAAATTGACGACATTATatataaagcaaaaaaaaaaaaccaaagagCAAAATATGGAACGTGAAAAGATACGCTAGAGAAATATTTTCTagatcaaaaatcaaattaactTCTTCAGTAGTATATAGAATGATAGAAGTAACCCGTCTTTGCGTCTTTTTAGtataacatcattattatcacaacaaattaaattacgAAGTAGAGAAGAAGATGAAAGGGGTAGGTGTTTGGAAGAAGATAGAAAGGGAGGGGTAAAATTGGGTTTGTAATGAGGTATGGCATGCcacataatatttatttattaaaatattaatgtcACGTAGGATTGGGGTTTTATTctggaggggtatatttgaaagaAGTATAatgacaggggtatatttgaacccaaagtataacgaagggtatatttgatccttttttgatagttcaggggtatatttggcccttttccgttttggATTTTACTGCTAGGAAACTAAAATAGGAAGAgacataatattttaatatatttatggataagttattaattatgtaaatcaTAGTTAAAGacttgttttagtcaattaaatcttagccattaattctAACCCACATCATGTGTCCCTAATCTAAGGTAGAACTTGGGGAAAGTGGAGATAATGGAAACGGAGAGGAGCCAATCCTACCTTCTTTATCTacaattcttttttcctttaatttcgGATCTATGTGCAttggatttaagttatatagtcAAATCCTCTCTATAACAATCATTATTTATAACAATATTTTACTATAACAACTAAGTCTTTTTTTAGAACcgtttttcatgttatgttatattatatgttctttaTAACAATACTTAGCTGTAGCAACCACAAGATATCCAAACAAACAACGCCGTTATAAAAAGGATTGATTTTATACGCTAATcgatgaataatttttttgatgattactcaacttttttttattgtaaACCGAATTAAAGTATCTTATTTTAGCATAAAAGTCATTTATCTTTCTCTGGTTATTATAGAAAATTCTCATATTTCTCCTAatgatttttcatgatttttagaTAAATCTGAGTGACTTTTTTGTTacaaaacataattaattcaCTGACTTTCGTTATACTGAGATAAAGTTGGGTAACTTGTTCGTCACACACAAAATTAATTCTAATGACTTTAGGTGCAATAGCATTAAAGTTAATAAAGTGATCATTCATCAAATTAACTCCAATATTGACatgatgtaaatattttttacacaATCAGCGTATATAGAACTTAGActctaactatatatatatatatatatatatatatatatatatatgttgcttgCTAGCTCATAAACCCATTCAAGTAGAAAGGAGAAAATAAGTCCTCCTCTCAACttccacaagaaaaaaaaaaggggggaaaccACACACATATTAAAGAGAGAAATTAACACAGTgtgtgaaaagaaaagaagagaaaatggaATGGAGGAAATGTTATTTGGATGTGATATTAGTTCCATTAGGGTTTATGATAAGCATGGCATATCATGCTTGGTTATGGCATAAGGTTAAGACACAACCTCATTCAACTATTATTGGAACCAATGGTAGTGGCAGACGTTTATGGGTTTCTGCTATAATGAAGGTAACAAAtacttcttcatcttttgtcttttttctttttttaaaataaaaataaaaattagagttatactattaTATAGTCCCTTATgttagttttttcttttgtgtttatgaAGATGtatcaaaaaaatgttttcattGCTAGAACATttttttcaaaggttttatcaTACATATAGGGGGAGGGGAATATGAGATTATAAGGTAAGGAAGCAAACTCTCACCGAATAACTTGAAAATTTAGGTAGTCAACCAACTACCAAGATTCACCGCTAGGACATGTTTGAAGGTGGAGGTGAAGACTTTGTTTTTCTGCTtgaatttcatatatatatacattaatagTGTAAAAAAGAACTCTCACAAAAGTAATTACTTGAAAAATAAGGCAGTCGTCAATCTGCTACAACATATTGTACAGTATAGAAGTTGTATCCTCTTGTTTTCACACTTCTTAGCTCTCTGTTAAGAAGCTTTCTTACAACAAATTGGATGAGGATTAAGTTTTCTCTGGAATTATACAAAGGCTTGGTGCATAGAGGGATATATTCAAGACTGTTTAATAGGATAGTTTAAAGTTTTTGTTTACGTTATACTAGGTTCATGTCAAGtttatttgatgtttttctcaCCTAAACTTGATCATGGTTAAGTTTTTTAACCATGGTCTTGGGTATCCTAAGTTCACCATTAAAAAACGCaattttttgatgaaatttttttcaaaaatttcataaCGTTAGCGTTCTGACAAAAACAAATgttctcatttttattattcGACATATTTTTTGTCTAAAATTGTATATTTACGTTAGCATTCTGATAAAAACGTTCGTCggaaattcacttttttttttatttaaagtagtgttctcatttttattatttagatggcaaaaattttttcttgaaggacaatccgtgcaaaaaaatggagctttttttttttttttattttttttgggtcgGGGTGGTGGTGGGAGGGGTTTGAGAAGTTTCTTTGTAGTGGGCCATATATGTAGCCTTATTTTAGTGGCCATTTTGCATTCATCGCATTTGCATGTGAATGCACTTGGGAGACAACATTTGTTTTctcaaaatcattttctacctACTTTGAGAAAGTTGATTGAAACTCAAAAAAGACAAAAGTACTATCATTTGCTCAAATCATTCTAATGAATTCCTCAAATgatagagaaaaaagaaagaaatttattCTAAATTGTCTGCATATGAcgttttgattttattttcctttggGAAAAGAGTGTTTGTTAGGGTTGTTACATGATATATAAAAGTATAACGTCTCTCTAATATCTTAAATGGATGAAATTAATGAAACTCTCTAAATACTCTTTGTGTGTTTtagaaattttaagttaaacaaACACATGCTATGAACCACTTTCCTATTTTTGCATGTGCTCACTTAACAAAAGAGGAATGAGGAAAAATAGGTTTCAACTTTAGTGCACGAATCCAAAATTTGATTAGAGATACCTTCTTTACTTCCACTTACCAAATGGCTtcaatatttctttttaattcgcCATTTCGCAAATGCAATCCAACAACCTCATTTCTGATTCACCAGTCAAACTTGTCAAAAGTCCACCTTTTCCCTCTTTGGGTATACTAATCAATTTTGGACTATTCTTTTAAAATagatttaattatatatatcttGTCTTTTACTTATCAGTACAGTTAAAAGTACAGTTAAATTTGTGATCACAGGTTTAATTTACTTATAATTACCTACACATTTGACTTAAATATGTCGATATATCACAGGTTTAATACATTTTTAGTTATTAAATAAACGAAGTTTCCTATAATTATTAAATAGGATAATGTGATATACATTGATTAAACTCATTAATAacatcactacaaaaaaaaaaaaaaaaattaaattaaattaaatgcAAATTAAATTCAACTCTAATCTATCGCTAGATAGCCTGTAGTTAACATGATTTTTGATAATCCATTGTTAAATAGGATTAGCGAGGTGTCTTTGATATTTAGTGTGTGTAATTAACTTAACTCCTTTTTTTGTAGTGCAtaattattgaattttttttttaaatttttgcaggataatgaaaagaaaaacatcTTGGCTGTTCAAACATTCAGAAACACCATAATGGGAACAACCCTAATGGCCACAACCGCAATCCTTTTATGTTCTGGCCTAGCTGCTGTGATAAGTAGCACTTATAGTGTCAAGAAACCATTGAACGATGCCGTTTATGGGGGCCATGGAGAATTTATGGTGGCACTAAAATATGTGACACTATTGCTATTTTTCCTCTTCTCATTCATTTGTTATTCCATATCAATTAGGTTCATCAACCAAGTGAATTTCCTCATCAATTGTCCACCAGACCATTTGGGAATATTGAGCACTGAATATATTTCAGAGTTACTTGAAAAAGCCTTCATTTTGAATACTGTGGCTAATAGGTTGTTCTATGCTGCATTAACACTTGTACTTTGGATCTTTGGGCCTGTGTTAGTTTTCTTGAGTTCTGTTAGTCTTGTAACAGTGCTTTACAATCTTGATTTTGTGATTTCTCATgatgaaaagggaaaaatgatACATCATCATCATGAGAATGGAAATGGTGATGAATTTGTAATATCTGTCTGATGGAAAATAATGAGAAACTTGACTATGGAATATTATCAATAAGAATGTGGTTTATCCATTTTTTTGTACTTGAATTTAGACTTCATTGATGTACCTTTCTTTTTCTCGTATAAATCGCAAATAGAGTCGGGTTATACCTTTGTTTGATAGGGTTGGGCTATAATTTTTCGAACCTAGTTAAAATTGAGACTTTTTAACTCGGCTCAAGTAAGCCCGCAAGCCCTTGAGGCTTGATCGAGGTACCTGTGGGACAAATGATTTCTTTAGTTAAATCAAAAGTATAAAAGTCAAAAGGAAGTAATTAAGGAACTAATTAACATGACGAGAATAGGAGACCAAACTTACTTGAAATAGATTGCACGGCTTTACCAAACTCAAACTGGTAATGTTTTTATGTCAATTTAAATATTGTTAGttctttaaattaattattatcAGGGGCGGACCCATGTGGTGCCAAGTGAATTCAATTGAACCCACTTCGTCGGTAAATTTACTATTTATGTAAGGAAAATCATCGTTACATATCAAACCTTTTGAATCAGCTTGACACAAAGCTTGGCTCTGGTGCAGCGGTTGGGTTTAATTGCACCTTCAGAATGCGGGATCGAATCTCCTTGGACATGCTGCATGCTGTGTTTTGTTACTTTTGGCCAATTTCTCTCCAAACCAATGCCACTAGAAGAACAAAAATTGGCCAACAAAAGTCAGTTAATTTTGATTGGTAGTCAACTAGCTTGCCTTTatattgtctttcttttttcctatgtcaccttttatattttgttttcttacccaaattcaataaaaattaattatataaaatctattttactttaaagaaattaaaattttataaaatgaatTTGGTTACTCTCTTTTATAGTTTTTTGCTAAAAGATGCAACTATAtttgtttaaattatatatagttTGTTTTAATATAGTTAATCAGTTTATATTAGGCTTTTAGTTTACAACTTTTTTTTGTATCGTCTTTTGTTCGTAAATAACAACATTGGTCATTATAAATGAATTTTGTTAAATTACATAGAGttaatagatttttaaattcttGTTGAAGTAAAACTCTTTTAATTAgatagttttttcttttaaaaaaaaaatgtaataggttctttgtaattttttctcaagttgttttaaaaaaaattgagggttGAGTTTAAAATAAGTCTATTTTGAGATTACATTATTAacccaaaaaaagggggggataGCTTGTTCTGCTTAACGCTACTTAAACTATTGGTTATCACCAATGATCCTCATTTAttgccgaatttttttttttgtataaaatttTATCCGTCACTGATTATTAGGTAATGTATAACTAATTTACATTACATATGAATTGTAGATgtagatgaaaatgaaaatgttaAGATAATCTTATTACAAGCGGATTCTAATGTGCTTGATGAATATGATGTGTAATAGTTGAATATATAAGTGGCGTGGAAGACTTTTTGAGGAGTTTGTTCTGGCGTTTAATGAATGAAATGTTTGTCCTCCTTTTTTTGGATAATTTAATTGTGGGCGTGAGGCTTTGCTAGCAATACTATAAAACATTGTCGTGTGAAATTTATGTTTTTACAACTTTTAGGTTAGAATTTtcattgatttaaaaaaaaaaaaaaattatgaaggGCTTATAGCAGATTTAAGCTTGATAAGGGAAATGTTATAGTTGAATATGATATAAGTGCCGTGGAAGACTTTTTGATGAGTTTGTTCTGACTTTTAATCAATGAAATGTTTGTCCTCCTTTTTTTGGATAATATAATTGTCGGCGTGAGGCTTTGTTAGCAATACTATAAAACATTGTCGTGTGAAATTTATGTTTTTACAACTTTTAGGTTAGAattttaattgaatttttttatttatttttaattatgaaTTCGCAAGCAAGCGACAGTTTTCACCGTTTGGAAATCTGTTTCTCGCGTTCATTAATGTATTTGAAACTATGTTTTTTCCattattcttaaaattatgttgtAGAGTGTAAAACTTGTTGTAacggttatataaccatgaaaaagCCCAAATTTTGTAACGATGGATATCATGTTAGTATTTTAGTTACCCCCACCCACCTCCAAGACTCCACCCCTAACCCCAACCCCACTCCTACCACCCCACCAATCCCTAAACCCTGTCACCCACCCCCACCATCCCACCACCACACTATACCCCCACGCCCACGCCCACCATCCGCCACCCACCACCAAACTCCCCACCCACCACCGAATCCAAACATCTACCCCTACCCCTAACCCCACCCACcacttacttattttttaaagtcctattttattctttatcttagttttattaatatatataatataaactaGTTTGTAATTAAgggttaagggtattttagtaaacttcatgTTATTATACAACACCATACAGTCacattaaataataaaaatgttattaaaccacaaggACATAAAAATTAAATCCAAACATCAGTATTTATTTTGAAGGGGAATCCACACAAAAAAATGAGCTGATAACTTCTTAGGGTCTAGTTGGCTTGACCATTTTAAGGCACATCTAAACGGTGTGCTAGCTCGTCCCAGCCTATCAAATCCCAAGGCCAGGGCGGGCTGGGCTAACCCAACCACATTGACAACTTTAATTGACCTCGGAGCCTAATTTTACTTGTCGAAAGCTAGGATAATGTTGCCAAAGGTtcctaaaaaaatagttttgtaaCTGTATTGTCATTGTGAGTCAACCTTTGTAATCATACGTGAGATTAACTCACTACATTTGATGTAATGTATCTATTTTACTGAGTATGTTTCTTTAATTTGacttccatatatatattttattttttggtgaaaattTCTCTACCACTTCTTGGCCACACTTTCTAATGTGGTACTAAATATCCTATATATCGCATGCTATTTAGTATTTAGCTCGTAGGCACTAGCAATTTGGCTTTAGATGCTCATATATATAACCAGGCATTGAAAATTTAACTTTCTAATCCTTTCTATTCTATGAACACTTCACAAACTGCTCAATTATTTGAAtgtgacaaaaaataattttataattataatattatagtGAGTAAATGTCAGTGATAATACGTAAGATTAATCCTCACCATATCCGATGATCTATTTTATTACATTTCTTTCATTTGATTTCAGTTTTTTGTGGTGCGAATTATTTATCTAGCACTACTTTGCCACAGTTTCTAGTGGTGAGATAAATATCCAATATAAATAGTTCAAGATAGGCACTTAGCAATTTGGCTTGACTTGACCTAACAAAATATTTGGCCTTAGACAGTTGACAACCACTCACAACTGACAACTTGTACATCACTATCAAGCATATATATAGGTGACAAAATTAACCTATAATAACATGACTTGTTCAATTCACTCAAATTGACAGATTAATGAATTCTCTCATTTATTAATTCGGTCATTTTGGCCTTTTAATTTAGATCATCTAAAAGTTGGATTGATATATAGCCTAAATTGATCCATAAGAAATCTTGTAAATTCTTTTTACAAACattcttttttgtttgatatgttatatatagttataaagaaaaagaaaaaggcattTAAACACactataagaaaataaataaataaataaagtaaaacgTGATAGAGTTGAGTGTGTTAAGTTATGACAAATTGTTTAGTCCAATTTGACTCAGTCCATTTTAGTCCAATTAACCTTTGGGTGaattaataaggaaaaaaacataattgtgcattattttaaaaatatttacaaaagttTAGCAGCATTATTGAAATTACAAATCGTGTCAGCTATAATTTGATTCCCTATTATAATCCTTCTAAAAGATAAACtagaattattttataaatatagaatTGATTCCATTATTAaactttttataaaattaaataccacTTGTTAATTATGGGAGGGGGGCAGTCGTATGATTGATAGAGAATATAAGAAGAGTTTGGGGGGAAATTAGAAACCTTTAGTATATTgcaaatttaattatacaaatggtataatatatatgtgtttatgtttatttatgcatttttatTTAGGGAAATATTCATGGTATATTTGAATGGGTAAAAACACATAAGATATattatttatgcatttttatTTAGGGAAATATTCATGGTATATTTGAATGGGTAAAAACACATAAGATATATGTCTACTTTTtatattcttggtatatttaATAGGTAAAAGTACATAAGATATATATCTACATtaaatattcttggtatatttaATAGGTAAAATGCATCAGATATATATCTACATTAAATATTCATGGTCTATTGAAAGCAAAGCAATTTTCTAGTTACAAGATGTATCGACATCAAATATTTTTTCTGGTTACacaataaatttttttcaaaaaacatttCTTGCCTATGACACATTTATACCATGAATATACATGGTATGTTTTATATAGAA encodes the following:
- the LOC132044133 gene encoding uncharacterized protein LOC132044133, which codes for MEWRKCYLDVILVPLGFMISMAYHAWLWHKVKTQPHSTIIGTNGSGRRLWVSAIMKDNEKKNILAVQTFRNTIMGTTLMATTAILLCSGLAAVISSTYSVKKPLNDAVYGGHGEFMVALKYVTLLLFFLFSFICYSISIRFINQVNFLINCPPDHLGILSTEYISELLEKAFILNTVANRLFYAALTLVLWIFGPVLVFLSSVSLVTVLYNLDFVISHDEKGKMIHHHHENGNGDEFVISV